Within the Musa acuminata AAA Group cultivar baxijiao chromosome BXJ2-9, Cavendish_Baxijiao_AAA, whole genome shotgun sequence genome, the region ttattttaagatatttttagataattaattattaaaactttGAGAATTATACTAGAATATGAttttaacaaaaaatataatatttttatattttatgattattttagaataaatttatataaaaataatatatttttaataaattctaTAAATAAGTGTAACTCGATTGTAACATATTTTTAAACCCGAATCGACCCTATTCCAAACTGAACCAACCCACGAATCACGAATCTATCAAACTTGAAACAGCCCAATTAAGGATATTATCaaattttgttttaaaaaaatatctcatcaatTGTGACGATTCCATCCGATCAAAACCCAGGAGCATTTTTTCAATAAACTACCCTGTCATCTTCAACATCATGTCACTGCAACTGCAAACCCTGTGTGTCCCAAACAGAGCACATGCTAAACTCCACATCAGTGACCTGATCCATAAAGCTTCTttgcaattttttttcctttatggtCAACAAATTTTGATCCCATTGTATAAACTCGAGCACCATCTATGATATGTTAGTTAGGTTGTAAAACGAAACTTCAAGGTTTAAACCAACTGAAGTATGATGATCAGGATTTAGCCAAGCTTGTGTTGGTGATCACGATGGGAGGCCTAAACCCTCCTTCAACCTATAGCAGCATTTCTGAGATGAGACAACTGATGCAGCTGCTGCAAATCTCCAAATGAAGACAAATATTGGATTATTCTGTAGAGTCATCAGACGCAAACAGCTTGCTATCTCAGTCTAATATTCTCATGCAATTCAAAATTAAGTAAAGAAAGGATACATATGATCATGGATTAAGAGAAAAATTAAATCGTACGAAAATAATAGATATGCCTTTAAAAGTTTTCCATGTCACTTATTCATAGCTTCCACCATCTTCATCTATAAGCAATGTTTCAAATGGAAGAAGTGGGGTGGAGGAAAAGGAAACATAGAAAGCCCCATTGATGGGATTGTCAAAATTTTGAACCTTATGATTGAGGGTTTCAGGTCTGCATCAAAATACCTGCATTGATAACACAATTATGCAATCACCCATGGAGGATAAATAGTTCTCCATCGAACAAGCTTAGATTTTAGAATTGCGTGTGTAATCGATGCAGGTCTGACAGCTGCAATCTGAGAAACGGCAGTTCTCACATCCGAAACATACGCATGTGGTGCATCCTCTACAGGATGGAGAACGTGAACATCCCCTGAGGACCTTACGGCTTGCTCGCTCCTCTTCGTCATCGCAGGTGGCTCTGATGCATGGGATAAAAAGGTAACAAgctatcaaaaaaattctcaatagattaaaaattgcAAATAGATAACATCATTACATCAGACATTCATAATATATGGGGAATCTAACTTAAATAcacaagataaaaataaaatatgtaccAGGTTGATTCGAGCTAATTCTGACTAAATTCTAACTTGGAAGTCCGAGAAATCGGCCAAAATCAGGTTGGCCTTGAATATTCAATTTAGATCTCTTGAATCATATCAGAATTGGGTGATATGGCAAACTATTTATTCCAATTCCAAATTGTAGTGGCTTAACCCAATTTTGTTTGATACTAAGCGAATACAAAGTTATAAACCAAAAGTTGTTTACTGCATGATGACCCACCAATTTTCATGCtacagaagttttcaagaaaaatagaaatgtaaCTGAGGCGACTCAATCTTCCCATCGTATATGACCCTCTAGGAAAAGGACAACTAAATAACAGTTAATGAAAAGGAATACACCATTGTAAAACCCTATGGAAAGACCTGAATTTATCAGTGATAAAAGGAGTGAAAAAGAGAATGTAAATTTTAACAGTACAAGCAACATTAAACTAGAGAAAAAGGAAATGATAAGGTTGACCTCAAATTGCAAAGTACAAAGTCAATGCTTACAGTTAATACTCCCATAGGTCCTCTAGAATTGCTATGAACAAAGGCAGTCATCTCAAGTACGAGGAAATGGTAGTTAAAATGGTATGTCTAAGCCTTCTCTACTTGATTAATTAATAGTGCCATAAAATTGCAATGCTTTATGCATCAAGAGCATCCTCATGAAACATTTTATGACCACATGAACTTGCAAGAAACAAAGATGCATTAAAGTTCCACTGCAACCATATTTACTTTAGTAATTTATAACCTTAAGTTAGTTACTGAAAGCCTCCCAATTAATTTTCCCGTGATCCATGTTTTTAGCACATGAAACAGCAAGGGAATATTGAGTAAATGAAGAGTAGcatggacaaagatcaactattTGGCTGTGACATCTATTCTCTGTCAAATGTATCTCTTTCAATTAGTTGACCTCCAAATGTCTTATCAAGCACATAGTAATAAAACTGATATTATCAATATAACATCctaattagtctcacatcggaagtgaACAAGATTAAGACTAATTTTTCATGGTCTGATGAGAGTTATTAATTTCAGGTTGAGCATTTTAATTAGTGGTTTGAGccaaaagaagttgacaagacaGTTATCTCATCAGACCGGGTCATGACAATTGGTATCAGGGTTGACTTAGTACTGGAGCATGGTGAGGTTGCTCAAGTAGGATAAGACTATTCGCggatggagtcagaggactcatCACCAATGATTaaaagaggcgctcgggcgctcgcttaggtgctcgggcgaggcgaggcgaggcccgagcgccttgctaatgtcccaggcggcgcgcttcaaataaGCGCCGCCtgtgcgctcgcccgagcccaggcgctgggcgcttcgggcgagcgcctgggtaaaccaagtgaccgaactaggattttaggtctggttcggtcctggttcgattgttagttggttcaatcaaaccaactaaaccaatataacccttacccaaccctaacccttacccaaccctaacccgctgccgctgtcgctcccgatctcgctgctcgtcgttcctgctcccgctgctactgctcgtcgctgtcgctgctcgcacctcccgcgagccttcccgctgctcgtgactcccgcgagccctcccgctgctcgcgactcccgcgagccctcccgccgctcgcgactcccgcgagccctcccgccgctcgcgactcccgcgagccctcccgccgctcgcgcctcccgcgagccctcccgccgctcgcgcctcccgcgagccttcccgctgctcgcgagccctcccgttgttcgcgcctcccgctccctttcccttccccgctgccgctgccactgccgtCGCTCGTTGTTGctgctgccgtcgctcgccgttgccgccgctcgccgttgcttcctcgtttctccgtcaggctcagtatacagtatactcttaatattaagtttatttgaattttgaaatgattaattttcaatactgttaatagattaataatatattattttgattttaatgttgttaattatattatatatttttatattttagcgcctcgctttgctcgggcgagcgcctagcgcctctggcgtttttggaccttggcgcctagtgctttttaaatcattgctcATCACGATATGGAGCCACCATTAGACTATACCTTACATGCACAAtgatagggtttgataggggttaTGCTGGGTTTTAATGAGAACGTCAAAGCTCTTAAGTATGAGAGTTTGTAACACctcaattagtcccacatcggaactgGGTACAactaaaattgatttataagggtctgatgtgaGTACTATTATTAACTTTAACTTATAAGTTGACATGATTATCCTATAAGTGGAGTCATGACAATCAATATGTAATTAAATTGAAGATATACTATCCCTACGAAGTAAAGAAGACTAAGAATTTTTACTAAACATGTTATGATATGTTAAAAATGAACAAAACAGACACCTAgcgattaatattttatttttgggaaGTATGGACAACATTACTTAATGAGAAACATGGGTCTTGAAAGGAAATCATAATTCAACACAAATATTACATTGGATGATGCAGCAAAGTTGAAAAATAGCACTCAATATGATAGGCTATGATAATCTAATCCTTTTCTCACCTACATGCTACACAATTTAAGGGAATCATTGCCTTCTACACACTTAGAACCTAATACTAAGTACTGATATGAGTTGTATAGCAATCATCAAGTGTAAAATGCATAGCAAGACTGTTTATCTAAGTCTACCATATAAATAACATGTTCCATGAACCAATATCAGCAAGTTATTTTACCTATCTACTAAATTGTTGACAATCAATATCAAGAAAGCATTGCACATCAACCAATTAAAGCTCAACAGATAAGTATGACCACATGGATAAATAAGGGAATTTACTTGTCCTGGCATGCCTATATGCTAGCGAGCACCTCGCACAACAATTGCCATTGGGTATTTGACATTAGCATCTTAATCAAGTTTTAAAAAGCAATTAGGTGCAGAAAACAAATCAAAAGGACTTACTAGCTTGTTGATGGTCATGAGACCAATAGTTATGCATGAAAATGCTTTAATCATCATTCGAACAGTTTTCCTAGATGCTTTTTTGTTTCAAAGACAACAAAAGAAAATCCATTCTACCACAATAATTTAAGTACCAATTATTAAATAAGTTTTCAGAAGAGCAAGAGAATTTGTTCACTTGATCCAAAGAATTGGTGAAGAAAAAAGTTAAAAGAAAATAATGGAGATCAGAGTATTGTCAATTCTATATTTCCAGTAAGAGATTAAGAAGCATATATAAAACTATTTCGTGAGATAGAAAGACAATGAAATAAGTCACAAAGAGTGAGACAGAAAGTAGTTCAGCTTGGTTTATCAAGAACATTGAGCTTTTAAGTGAGATGAAATTGCATGTGCAAAAGCAGTCATATCATCTCTCATGTATCCCACAGAATGTCTATCAATCATGCAAAACTTGCAAAAGGAGCAGGATAAGTACTAAGAAATTTGCTTTTAAAAAGGCTACTAACACAATCTGTTTAACATTCAAAAGCTCACTAGGCATTGGTTAACAGAATCTTTCTCTTCCATAGCAGACCAAGAAATCAAAATTGTCAGAAGGCAGTAGCCATATGCAAAAAAGGAGAATTTCACCTGTCAAACGTCAAGTTAGAACATTCCCAATTTGGATTCCTCACAGCATCATGATAATTGCGATATTCATCTTTAGTACGTAAGCGAAATCTACGCTCTTTGTTACATCTTTTACAGGAGACAAATTCATCACGGTGAAATGGCCGTCCATTGGGACCTTTATGAGAGCCATTAGCAGCCTTTGATGCCTGGTTGTAGTACTTAAGCAGCACAGTCTTTGAAAGTGGAACCTTGTCTCCTTTGATAATGATCCACACATTGTTTTTCCATTTTCTTGCAGTCTCCCGCCCAGAATGCTTCTCAAACGCAGCTGGTGTCAACTTATCTGATTATAATTATGAACAGTCAGCAAACAGGTACATGGTATACAAAGTTGATATTGGAGATTAAATACATTATATATCAGAACTAGAAGCCTCAGATGCATAAACTTTCGATTCCTGACATTTTCCATGATGCTTACAAGTTACAACTAATATTTATAAAAGCTATATCTTACTTAACATCAGCATGGTAGAttctattatatataattatacaatTATCCAATAAGGAAATCCTTAGGCAATCATAGGCATTCTCCATGTAAGAAACAAGAGGAGAAATCCAAAGACAGATTCACAGATCATGGCTGAGGAGAAGTCCATTGCATCATTCAGATAATTAGAAGCAGAACTGTTACGATACATCTGTACAAGATATGCATGTTTCAGCAATAATTACTAATTTCAAGAATTCCATCTTTTGAGGAAGTATGGACTCTCTCATTCTATTCTTGTTCTCTAAGAGCCTTAACACATTGATAGCCTCCCATCTAGGGTGGCTTTTATGCATAACCAGATTGTTTCACCTGAACTAACAGTACTTAATCAggaaattttgaaaaagataaaagggaaataaaataaatttatcctGTTTAGCTAGCAAAGTAGTGTACAGCTATTTCATGTAGTGGTGAAATGTATCCATCTAAATCCATTTCCGTGTCCGGAGGAACCTGACATGGTTACACAAGATCTAGTCATCAATCATCACATATTCATATACAAAATCTTCTGGACATAGATATGGATATGAGTTGAGTTCCAAACAATCTGAATATCTGACTATCTAAATATACTAAAAGTTCCAAATTTACATataataaattaagaaaatatgctacttgatatatatatatatatatatatatatatatatatatatatatatatatatatatttctcatgCTTCTATAATTTTTCACCTTTAATTAATTTCTTAATTACTTGTTTCACATTATTCTAGGTATGGTTCGAACTTTTGGTATCGGTATCCGTATGTCCAGCTAGGGACCGGTATGGATCTGACACAAATCAGCATAAGAAGACATGGTATATCCACATATTGGTCAACACTGAGAAGATGAGAGGAGGAGGAGCTGAGGTATCAGACAGATGATAACCCTGAAACCCACATAGACTGAGTGAAAAAAAATATAGTCTGCATGCTGATTCAATATTTGACAGTTAAATACCGCTCAGTACATACCAGTCCAGAAGTGATTTTGAACTATGATTCTAGATCTGGTATTCCCAACTACATCTGCCTCAGATTCTATTTGAATTGTATTTGTCATACATCCAGTTCatactcatatcaagtttaaacaAAGTTGGTTGTAGAATTTAGTATCCTCTTGATACCTAAAACTATCCAATCTCTTCTAGATCCATTTTCACCCCTGACTTAGTGTTTGATACATGCAAATATTGGCATATTAAGATCTTTAGTTACGTTGATGGTTCTTTTGTGACATTTCAATTATACTGTTAAAAAGGAATGAAAGCAAACTTGTAAGTAAATCAACACCTTCACACGAATAACTTACAGATATCTAATTTCTTTACTAACGTAAAAGAATTATGCAGAAAcatttcaaaatatcaaaatcaaGAACTAAACTAATTGACAGACCACCAAAGACCAGGAAGATG harbors:
- the LOC103973940 gene encoding protein ULTRAPETALA 1 codes for the protein MAGGQGKDAAFLFADEELIGMTELKKGADFVEVMCGCTSHRYGDAVGRLRVFASGDLLISCECTPGCEEDKLTPAAFEKHSGRETARKWKNNVWIIIKGDKVPLSKTVLLKYYNQASKAANGSHKGPNGRPFHRDEFVSCKRCNKERRFRLRTKDEYRNYHDAVRNPNWECSNLTFDRATCDDEEERASRKVLRGCSRSPSCRGCTTCVCFGCENCRFSDCSCQTCIDYTRNSKI